The following proteins are encoded in a genomic region of Flammeovirga pectinis:
- the rho gene encoding transcription termination factor Rho — MYTRKLLEARLLSELKDIAEGLSMKNFSNLRKKELIERIEKHVNATQGKNSPSPAKTEKTSSPAKQPIKDVTPTASNDTAPKKTEAKPSVEDENNQDSPRQDRTRLNRRKPQPAQGQQRERVKRENVKKGNNGPKNQSNQANKDLKGKRKGKSTQQPPKQITHDDIMSLEEIDLGTDPLDDLPDFDMFLDDDNTEGLPTLEQERKSAIHQKELDPPKAPAPKISVKDFDGVISSEGVLEIMSDGYGFLRSSDYNYLAGPDDIYVSPSQIKLFGLKTGDTVKGNIRPPKDGEKYFALLRVDTVNGKTTDEIRDRIPFEYLTPLFPQDQLHLSTKPQIYSTRVLDLFAPIGKGQRGMIVAQPKTGKTVLLKEVANAIAQNHPECYLIILLIDERPEEVTDMQRSVNAEVIASTFDETADKHVKVASLVLEKAKRMVECSHDVVILLDSITRLARAYNTVSPSSGKILSGGVDANALHKPKRFFGAARNVENGGSLTIISTALIDTGSKMDEVIFEEFKGTGNMELQLDRKLANKRVYPAIDIPMSGTRREDLLMDKDTLQRVWIMRRMMSDMKSQEAMEFLQSNMRGTRSNEDFLISMNK, encoded by the coding sequence ATGTATACAAGAAAGCTACTAGAGGCTAGACTGCTATCTGAATTAAAAGATATCGCAGAGGGCCTTAGCATGAAAAATTTCAGTAACCTTCGTAAGAAAGAACTAATTGAAAGAATTGAAAAGCATGTAAATGCAACTCAAGGAAAAAATAGTCCTTCTCCAGCAAAAACTGAAAAAACTTCTAGCCCCGCAAAACAACCTATTAAGGATGTTACACCGACTGCCTCTAACGATACAGCCCCTAAAAAAACAGAAGCTAAACCTTCAGTTGAAGACGAGAATAATCAAGATTCTCCTCGTCAAGATAGAACACGTTTAAATCGTCGTAAGCCACAACCAGCACAAGGGCAACAACGTGAGCGTGTAAAAAGAGAAAATGTTAAGAAAGGGAACAACGGTCCAAAAAACCAAAGCAACCAAGCTAACAAAGATCTAAAAGGTAAACGTAAAGGAAAGAGCACACAGCAGCCTCCTAAACAAATTACCCACGATGATATAATGTCTTTAGAAGAAATCGATTTAGGTACTGATCCGTTAGACGATTTACCAGATTTCGATATGTTCTTAGACGATGATAACACAGAAGGTCTTCCTACTTTAGAGCAGGAAAGAAAGTCTGCAATTCATCAAAAAGAATTAGACCCTCCAAAAGCACCAGCTCCTAAAATTTCTGTTAAAGATTTTGATGGTGTAATTAGTAGCGAAGGAGTTTTAGAAATTATGTCTGATGGATATGGTTTCCTAAGATCTTCGGATTACAATTACTTAGCAGGCCCTGATGATATATATGTATCTCCATCTCAAATCAAATTATTTGGTTTGAAAACAGGTGATACAGTAAAAGGAAATATTCGTCCTCCAAAAGACGGTGAAAAATATTTCGCTTTACTAAGAGTTGATACCGTTAATGGTAAAACAACTGATGAAATTCGTGACCGTATTCCATTTGAATATTTAACGCCACTTTTCCCTCAAGATCAGTTACACTTATCAACTAAACCTCAAATTTATTCTACACGTGTTTTAGACTTATTTGCCCCAATTGGTAAAGGTCAACGTGGTATGATTGTCGCTCAACCTAAAACTGGTAAAACAGTTTTATTAAAAGAGGTTGCTAATGCAATTGCCCAAAATCACCCAGAATGTTATTTGATTATACTTCTAATAGACGAACGTCCTGAAGAAGTTACAGATATGCAACGTAGTGTAAATGCAGAAGTAATTGCTTCTACATTTGATGAAACTGCAGATAAACACGTTAAGGTTGCTTCTTTAGTTTTAGAGAAAGCAAAACGTATGGTAGAATGTTCTCATGATGTTGTCATTCTATTAGATTCAATTACTCGTTTGGCTCGTGCTTATAACACTGTTTCTCCTTCATCTGGTAAAATTTTATCAGGTGGTGTTGATGCAAATGCTTTACACAAACCTAAACGTTTCTTTGGTGCTGCAAGAAATGTAGAAAACGGAGGTTCTTTAACAATTATCTCTACTGCATTAATTGATACAGGTTCTAAAATGGACGAAGTTATCTTCGAAGAATTTAAAGGAACAGGTAACATGGAACTTCAATTGGATAGAAAACTTGCTAACAAGCGTGTTTACCCTGCAATTGATATCCCAATGTCTGGTACTAGACGAGAAGACTTACTAATGGACAAAGATACATTACAACGTGTTTGGATTATGCGTAGAATGATGTCTGACATGAAGTCTCAAGAAGCAATGGAATTCTTACAAAGCAATATGAGAGGTACACGTTCAAATGAAGATTTCTTGATCTCAATGAACAAATAA
- a CDS encoding neutral/alkaline non-lysosomal ceramidase N-terminal domain-containing protein yields the protein MVKKIYISLASLITLALILLGRIDRTPLQSTEEYKNTFLNVEKTLEEVHNEIPSKDTLLIGWSAKSIVPNRKDLPMAGYGYRTVKAVRDTLYARAFAFDDGVHESFVLTLDLMIFPIEVRKRLSKELPKIGLSSNNILYSAIHTHNGVGGFNPSVMGNLSVGQYSEEVVQKIVKASLAAIKEATANKVKGSVGFAKTLAPEWVTNRIVDHGTKENSLRVIKLNRIDGTSAAIVTFNAHATCIDMDYWILSRDYTGEWIDNLEASDSIDFAAYCAGMVASHGPANPKTESSFDHIKDMGKSLADSTLNVWNEAEMKFIATASIYKIPIDFRPSQVRIDTQFNIKVRDWVFKLASGGLHGNITYFKLGDIDWFGMPSDFSGEIALDFKYDSIAKAKNKEIMITSFNGDYVGYITCDTYYDSLDSYEVREMNWVGPEYGAYFGDIIKELIEN from the coding sequence TTGGTTAAGAAAATATACATATCATTAGCAAGTTTAATTACGCTTGCACTTATACTTTTAGGTCGAATTGACAGAACTCCACTTCAATCTACAGAAGAGTATAAAAATACATTTCTTAATGTTGAAAAAACTTTAGAGGAAGTGCATAATGAGATTCCTTCAAAAGATACACTTCTTATTGGTTGGTCTGCAAAAAGTATTGTACCAAATAGAAAGGATTTACCTATGGCTGGTTATGGGTATAGAACAGTAAAAGCTGTTAGAGATACTCTGTACGCAAGAGCTTTTGCTTTTGATGATGGTGTTCATGAATCTTTTGTTTTAACACTAGATTTAATGATTTTTCCAATTGAAGTACGAAAAAGACTTTCTAAAGAATTACCTAAAATTGGTTTATCCTCTAATAATATTCTCTATTCTGCTATCCATACTCATAATGGTGTAGGTGGGTTTAACCCTAGCGTAATGGGTAACTTATCTGTTGGTCAATATTCTGAAGAAGTAGTCCAAAAAATTGTAAAAGCATCTCTTGCTGCTATAAAAGAAGCAACGGCTAATAAGGTAAAAGGGAGTGTTGGTTTTGCGAAAACTTTAGCACCAGAATGGGTAACAAATAGAATTGTAGATCATGGTACAAAAGAAAACTCCTTAAGAGTAATTAAATTAAATAGAATTGATGGTACTAGTGCAGCTATTGTAACCTTCAATGCACATGCCACTTGTATTGATATGGACTATTGGATTTTATCAAGAGATTACACCGGAGAGTGGATAGATAATTTAGAAGCATCAGATTCCATAGATTTTGCGGCATATTGTGCAGGAATGGTTGCTAGCCATGGCCCTGCAAACCCTAAAACGGAAAGTTCTTTTGATCATATTAAAGATATGGGTAAATCTTTAGCAGATTCCACTTTAAATGTTTGGAACGAAGCTGAAATGAAGTTTATAGCAACAGCATCTATATATAAAATACCAATTGATTTTAGGCCATCGCAAGTAAGAATAGATACTCAGTTTAATATTAAAGTAAGAGATTGGGTCTTTAAATTAGCCTCTGGCGGATTACACGGAAACATCACTTATTTTAAATTAGGTGATATCGACTGGTTTGGAATGCCTTCTGATTTTTCTGGAGAAATTGCTTTAGATTTTAAATATGATTCAATCGCAAAAGCAAAAAATAAAGAGATTATGATTACCAGTTTTAATGGTGATTATGTAGGATATATTACCTGTGATACTTACTATGATTCTTTAGATAGCTACGAAGTAAGAGAAATGAATTGGGTAGGACCGGAATATGGAGCTTATTTTGGCGATATTATCAAAGAATTGATAGAAAATTAA
- a CDS encoding DUF4136 domain-containing protein, whose protein sequence is MKTLILKAVTLLSMVALVQGCYPGGAEYTSDLDIAISQYESAEKLRSYKTYYLSQTMDIRGSKNADTLTSAQQDDIIANTDALLKSTLGLSEITNPTADGDADIVVQLTQIAIQQTGVAWSPGYPGYPGWGYPGWGYPGYGYPGYPGGGYYPWGGYSYYQYSNGSVIVDFIDVAETKKLNEGTVQGDTVVLYLGWVGGLNGVLSRSNNVSIVNDGIETLFNQYNTAKAGTDN, encoded by the coding sequence ATGAAAACTTTAATTTTAAAAGCTGTTACTCTTTTGAGTATGGTTGCCCTTGTGCAGGGGTGTTACCCTGGAGGGGCAGAATATACTAGTGATTTAGATATCGCTATCTCACAGTACGAATCTGCTGAAAAATTACGTTCTTACAAAACGTACTACTTATCCCAAACAATGGATATCAGAGGATCTAAAAATGCAGATACACTAACATCTGCACAACAAGATGACATTATAGCGAACACAGATGCTTTATTGAAATCTACTTTAGGACTTTCAGAAATCACTAATCCAACAGCTGATGGAGATGCTGATATTGTTGTTCAATTAACACAAATTGCTATCCAGCAAACAGGTGTAGCTTGGAGTCCAGGTTACCCAGGTTATCCAGGATGGGGATACCCAGGTTGGGGTTATCCAGGATATGGATACCCAGGTTACCCAGGTGGAGGATATTATCCATGGGGAGGTTATTCATATTACCAATATAGCAATGGTAGTGTAATTGTAGATTTTATTGATGTTGCTGAAACAAAGAAACTAAATGAAGGAACTGTTCAAGGTGATACAGTAGTACTTTACTTAGGTTGGGTTGGCGGATTGAACGGTGTTTTATCTCGTTCGAATAACGTTAGTATTGTAAATGATGGTATTGAAACATTATTTAATCAATACAATACTGCAAAAGCTGGAACTGACAATTAA
- a CDS encoding outer membrane beta-barrel protein, translating into MKKYILSVVFALFALGASAQESNFIITYQMSQPLSETNDYISAFSGRGFGMEWRQHLATAPLSFGLSVDWNVLYDKTTDQYNSNGIIADGKQYRYMNIVPILAHANYYFNKDGITNPYIGVGVGTYYINQRTEFGQWAVVEDNWHFGFAPEIGVIADVNPSIDMIFSVRYNYALKAGDSVDHSYLGINVGFVY; encoded by the coding sequence ATGAAAAAATATATTTTATCTGTAGTTTTTGCTCTTTTTGCATTAGGAGCATCAGCACAAGAATCGAACTTTATTATTACTTATCAAATGTCTCAGCCTTTAAGCGAAACAAATGACTATATTAGTGCATTTAGCGGAAGAGGTTTTGGTATGGAATGGAGACAGCATTTAGCAACGGCTCCTTTATCTTTTGGTCTATCTGTAGATTGGAATGTTTTATATGACAAAACAACAGATCAATACAATAGTAATGGTATTATTGCTGACGGTAAGCAATACCGCTACATGAATATTGTGCCTATTTTAGCTCATGCTAATTACTATTTTAATAAAGATGGTATTACTAACCCTTATATAGGTGTAGGTGTAGGTACATATTACATTAACCAAAGAACAGAATTTGGTCAGTGGGCAGTTGTAGAAGATAATTGGCATTTTGGTTTTGCTCCAGAAATTGGTGTAATAGCAGATGTTAACCCTTCTATTGACATGATCTTTAGTGTTCGTTATAACTACGCATTAAAAGCAGGAGATTCTGTAGATCATTCGTACTTAGGAATTAACGTTGGTTTTGTATACTAA
- a CDS encoding cyclic nucleotide-binding domain-containing protein, whose protein sequence is MNIIASRIYYYLPKKNIFSKLSQFLNKDNSNWLSLFFAAEGAAIAIAFSVTYTLLFKERAVDNLPFAFMFSGVSILLIARLFAYLERRLRVEHLNAVYSLLKILTAILIGYLSIGKPDYLGILSLIVCVKALIFFEDCTYWAIVEHIYSNPNEMKAFDKAKSFKIVFKLTGFLIVLVGSKFASIQAMSLWVAPIYVIAGWGLWQVLSSDKVKKRLEKYHDTVTRPSRKFTPESFWAFGITNPYVFKLGLLTFCIASVWAIVEFFFMIDLRMTLYTPTKGIYALALLLIISYAIVSVVQPFLNARKLQDIGIKKLLQFTPIVLLIIVSCTYLFIKFSPSKVPIFLALVAIAFIFTRHVIFSTITPSLLRPIQSKHRGFTFGILRGFFSSIGLFFAGVLLWIIDVDRPFEEGQIILWILVSLLLLWWLAAKIVSRDYRVIIRRAFLLRDMESYEIATHDKEVSRLLASKLTSKLPEDIIYALEANTVINPKKNEAIILHMLRHPDSAIRYFSIDFSQNNLTEKVADTIKNIALYDEDPKVRKKAIVSTCKYDPTFIHQVIDWIDDKEDEIKKGALYGLLSSESEEQRNIALNYIKASVKSEDIHTSLFALEVLAKVSPLESEPYIFDALLSSDDLLIEKSIEVAAIVKSPTHLPLLISLLKESKFNDTILRTLIIYGEDCLDIIENELFVNKRREDIYLITLCKALGKIDAPKSYEILWLLVDYPWPFMRMAAYNALKRLKYRPKCKSDFDLLNKHLERFFSNYYWLCNAIYVLKHEKPFRAMLSKALNEELVLIEENIRTIQEFLIVGKGEQLYRKTDSEQKQLDISDQESLLQNAEIEKNLWKTMPSSIYQKLIIVLGYYDLEAKMQKLGDYYSSNLVDPLSITLGIIRPFSYNRPLFNTWTKITALISVRDSMSPSLLKYIGQILNKDNIKLIEPALISLKRIEDYQDIAVSKVLDELVTPDRKKWLMGILNEGTKPLLELEKVILLKSTNLFRETPEHVLVDIASIMHEVRIPRDSTIFRKGEESKEMYIIYEGEVKLHDGNFTFSNLMNRDLFGDLSILDSSPRTLSATTTKDSVLLRIEQDDFLALMGYRRSLMQGIMKVLGQRIRNKEHNFTNFTKEKM, encoded by the coding sequence ATGAACATAATTGCATCCAGAATTTATTACTACCTTCCTAAAAAGAATATTTTTAGCAAACTATCTCAGTTTCTAAATAAAGATAATTCTAATTGGCTTTCATTATTCTTTGCTGCAGAAGGGGCTGCAATTGCAATAGCCTTTTCTGTTACATACACTTTACTATTTAAAGAAAGAGCAGTAGATAATTTACCTTTTGCATTTATGTTTTCAGGAGTTAGTATTTTACTAATTGCCAGGTTATTTGCTTATTTAGAAAGAAGGCTTAGAGTAGAGCACCTTAATGCCGTTTATTCGTTATTAAAAATTCTAACTGCTATACTAATAGGTTATTTAAGTATTGGAAAGCCCGATTACTTAGGTATCCTCAGTCTAATAGTATGTGTAAAAGCATTAATATTTTTTGAAGACTGTACCTACTGGGCTATTGTAGAACATATCTATTCCAACCCTAATGAGATGAAAGCTTTTGATAAAGCTAAATCTTTTAAAATTGTATTTAAACTTACCGGTTTCTTAATTGTATTAGTAGGCTCTAAGTTTGCAAGTATACAAGCAATGTCGCTTTGGGTAGCACCAATTTATGTTATTGCTGGATGGGGTTTATGGCAAGTTCTTTCTAGTGATAAAGTTAAAAAGCGATTAGAAAAATACCATGATACAGTAACAAGGCCTTCTCGGAAATTTACTCCAGAAAGCTTTTGGGCTTTTGGAATTACAAACCCATATGTTTTTAAATTAGGCTTACTCACATTTTGTATTGCTAGTGTTTGGGCTATTGTAGAATTCTTCTTTATGATAGATCTACGAATGACGCTTTACACGCCTACTAAAGGTATTTACGCATTAGCATTATTATTAATTATATCTTATGCAATTGTATCTGTAGTTCAGCCTTTTCTTAACGCAAGAAAACTACAAGATATTGGTATCAAAAAGCTTCTGCAGTTTACACCAATCGTATTATTAATAATAGTTAGTTGTACTTATTTATTCATCAAATTTAGTCCTTCAAAAGTTCCTATCTTTTTGGCCTTAGTTGCTATAGCTTTTATTTTTACAAGACATGTTATATTCTCAACAATTACTCCGTCTTTATTAAGACCAATACAGAGTAAACATAGAGGTTTTACATTCGGAATATTAAGAGGTTTTTTTAGTTCTATTGGGCTTTTCTTTGCAGGTGTCTTATTATGGATAATTGATGTTGATAGACCTTTTGAAGAAGGACAAATAATACTATGGATTCTAGTAAGTTTATTATTACTATGGTGGTTAGCTGCCAAAATTGTATCAAGAGATTACCGTGTAATTATTCGACGAGCATTTCTATTAAGAGATATGGAAAGCTACGAAATAGCTACACATGATAAAGAAGTTAGTAGATTACTTGCTTCAAAATTAACTTCTAAATTACCAGAGGATATAATCTATGCTCTTGAAGCTAATACTGTAATAAACCCGAAGAAAAACGAAGCTATTATTTTACATATGCTTCGCCATCCAGATAGTGCTATTCGTTATTTTTCAATTGATTTCAGTCAGAATAATTTAACAGAAAAAGTTGCTGACACAATTAAAAATATTGCTTTATATGATGAAGACCCTAAAGTAAGAAAGAAAGCAATTGTCAGCACTTGTAAATACGATCCAACTTTTATACATCAAGTAATTGATTGGATTGATGATAAGGAAGACGAGATAAAAAAAGGTGCTTTATATGGTTTATTATCTTCAGAATCTGAAGAACAAAGAAATATTGCATTAAACTATATTAAAGCATCGGTAAAATCAGAAGATATACATACGTCACTATTTGCATTAGAGGTACTTGCAAAGGTTTCTCCTCTAGAAAGTGAACCGTATATTTTTGATGCTTTATTAAGTAGTGATGATCTATTAATTGAAAAAAGTATTGAAGTTGCTGCAATTGTAAAAAGTCCAACACATTTACCTCTTTTAATTTCATTGCTAAAAGAGAGTAAGTTTAACGACACTATATTAAGAACGCTAATTATTTACGGAGAAGATTGTTTAGATATTATAGAGAACGAACTCTTTGTAAATAAAAGAAGAGAAGATATTTATCTTATCACTTTATGTAAAGCATTAGGAAAAATAGATGCTCCAAAATCTTATGAAATCTTATGGTTATTGGTTGATTACCCTTGGCCTTTTATGAGAATGGCTGCATACAATGCTTTGAAAAGACTAAAATATCGTCCTAAATGTAAAAGTGATTTTGATTTACTCAATAAACATCTAGAAAGATTTTTCTCTAATTACTATTGGTTATGCAATGCTATTTATGTTTTAAAGCATGAAAAACCATTTAGAGCAATGTTATCAAAAGCATTAAATGAAGAGCTCGTTTTAATAGAAGAAAATATAAGAACAATTCAAGAATTTTTGATTGTAGGTAAAGGAGAGCAACTCTATAGAAAAACTGATTCAGAACAGAAACAACTTGATATATCAGACCAAGAATCTCTTTTACAAAATGCAGAAATAGAGAAGAATTTATGGAAAACAATGCCTTCTTCTATCTATCAAAAATTAATTATTGTTTTAGGGTATTACGACCTTGAAGCAAAAATGCAGAAACTAGGCGATTATTATTCATCAAACCTTGTAGATCCTCTTAGTATCACATTAGGCATTATTCGTCCTTTCTCTTACAACCGTCCATTATTTAATACTTGGACAAAAATTACAGCACTTATTAGTGTGAGAGATTCAATGTCTCCAAGTTTATTGAAATATATAGGTCAAATATTAAATAAAGACAATATAAAACTTATTGAACCTGCTCTTATTAGTTTAAAAAGAATAGAAGATTATCAAGATATCGCTGTTTCAAAAGTATTAGATGAATTAGTTACTCCGGATAGAAAAAAATGGCTCATGGGAATATTAAATGAAGGAACAAAACCTCTATTAGAATTAGAAAAAGTAATACTTTTAAAATCAACTAATCTATTTAGAGAAACACCAGAACATGTATTGGTAGATATTGCAAGTATAATGCACGAAGTACGTATTCCTAGAGACTCTACAATTTTTAGAAAAGGAGAAGAAAGTAAAGAAATGTATATTATTTATGAGGGAGAGGTAAAGTTACATGATGGTAATTTCACTTTCAGTAACCTTATGAATAGGGACCTTTTTGGTGATCTCAGTATTCTTGATTCATCACCTAGAACATTATCTGCTACAACTACAAAAGATTCTGTTCTATTGAGAATTGAACAAGATGATTTTCTTGCTCTAATGGGATATAGAAGAAGTTTAATGCAAGGTATTATGAAGGTTCTTGGGCAGAGAATTAGAAATAAAGAACATAACTTTACTAATTTCACTAAAGAAAAAATGTAA